Proteins encoded together in one Mus caroli chromosome 4, CAROLI_EIJ_v1.1, whole genome shotgun sequence window:
- the Kncn gene encoding kinocilin isoform X2 — MDIPISTRDFRCLQLACVALGLVAGSIIIGVSVSKAAAAVGGIFLGAAGLGLLIFAYPFLKARFNLDHILPAIGNPRIHPNSGPDHGEGRSSNNSNKEGARSGLSTVTRTLEKLKPGGRGTEEG, encoded by the exons ATGGACATCCCCATCAGCACCAGAGACTTCCGCTGCCTGCAGCTGGCCTGTGTGGCCCTCGGCCTGGTGGCCGGCAGCATCATCATCGGTGTCTCCGTGTCCAAGGCTGCCGCTGCTGTGGGTGGTATCTTCCTTGGTGCTGCTGGGCTTG GGCTCCTCATCTTCGCCTACCCCTTCCTGAAGGCTCGGTTCAACCTGGACCACATCCTACCTGCCATAG GAAACCCGAGAATCCATCCTAACTCAGGACCAGACCATGGGGAGGGAAGATCtagcaacaacagcaataaagaaG GAGCCCGCAGCGGCCTGTCCACAGTGACCAGAACCCTGGAGAAGCTGAAGCCTGGAGGCCGGGGAACTGAGGAGGGCTAA
- the Kncn gene encoding kinocilin isoform X1: MDIPISTRDFRCLQLACVALGLVAGSIIIGVSVSKAAAAVGGIFLGAAGLGLLIFAYPFLKARFNLDHILPAIVDGNLGCSHPAGNPRIHPNSGPDHGEGRSSNNSNKEGARSGLSTVTRTLEKLKPGGRGTEEG, from the exons ATGGACATCCCCATCAGCACCAGAGACTTCCGCTGCCTGCAGCTGGCCTGTGTGGCCCTCGGCCTGGTGGCCGGCAGCATCATCATCGGTGTCTCCGTGTCCAAGGCTGCCGCTGCTGTGGGTGGTATCTTCCTTGGTGCTGCTGGGCTTG GGCTCCTCATCTTCGCCTACCCCTTCCTGAAGGCTCGGTTCAACCTGGACCACATCCTACCTGCCATAG TTGATGGGAATTTGGGGTGCTCTCACCCTGCAGGAAACCCGAGAATCCATCCTAACTCAGGACCAGACCATGGGGAGGGAAGATCtagcaacaacagcaataaagaaG GAGCCCGCAGCGGCCTGTCCACAGTGACCAGAACCCTGGAGAAGCTGAAGCCTGGAGGCCGGGGAACTGAGGAGGGCTAA